In Deltaproteobacteria bacterium, the following proteins share a genomic window:
- a CDS encoding cytochrome c oxidase subunit 3 family protein, translated as MTTATHGTLHVHHHFETAEQQYQSSKLGLWLFLVTEILLFGGLFVVYIIFRGLYPEMFSQAHHFLDRVLGSVNTMVLICSSFTMAMAVRAVQRSESARASQLLLITFFCGLLFMGIKYLEYTHKFHEGLLPGIHFHNAELTHPKAALFFSLYFMMTGLHGIHVLVGMGLIAWMIVGCNRGRFDAHYSTPVELTGLYWHLVDLIWIYLFPLFYLIS; from the coding sequence TTGACGACCGCCACACACGGGACGTTGCACGTCCACCACCACTTCGAGACGGCGGAACAGCAGTATCAAAGCTCCAAGCTCGGATTGTGGCTCTTTCTCGTCACGGAAATCCTGCTCTTCGGCGGACTGTTTGTGGTGTACATCATCTTCCGCGGTCTCTATCCGGAGATGTTCAGTCAAGCGCACCACTTTCTCGATCGCGTGCTGGGCAGCGTCAACACGATGGTGCTCATTTGCAGCAGCTTCACGATGGCGATGGCCGTGCGTGCCGTGCAGCGGAGCGAATCCGCGCGCGCGTCGCAATTATTGCTGATCACATTTTTCTGCGGACTCCTCTTTATGGGGATCAAGTACCTCGAATACACGCACAAGTTCCACGAAGGTCTGCTGCCGGGAATCCATTTTCACAACGCCGAACTCACGCATCCGAAGGCCGCGCTGTTCTTTTCGCTCTATTTCATGATGACCGGATTGCACGGCATCCACGTGCTGGTCGGGATGGGACTGATCGCTTGGATGATCGTCGGTTGCAACCGCGGCCGCTTCGATGCGCATTATTCCACGCCGGTGGAGCTGACTGGATTGTATTGGCACTTGGTCGATCTGATCTGGATTTATTTATTCCCGTTATTTTATTTAATCAGTTGA